A window of the Fulvia fulva chromosome 3, complete sequence genome harbors these coding sequences:
- a CDS encoding 40S ribosomal protein S17, whose amino-acid sequence MGRVRTKTVKKSAKVIIERYYPKLTLDFETNKRICDEIAVIASKRLRNKIAGYTTHLMKRIQRGPVRGISFKLQEEERERKDQYVPEVSALDFTQNSESGQLDVDQETKDLLKSLGFDSIPVNVVAVQQQQVAERPRRFNDRNPRT is encoded by the exons ATGGGTCGCGTTCGTACCAAGACCGTGAAGAAGTCCGCCAAGGTCATCATTGAGCGATACTACCCAAAGCTCACCCTCGACTTCGAGACCAACAAGCGTATCTGCGATGAGATCGCCGTTATCGCCAGCAAGCGTCTGCGCAACAAG ATTGCCGGCTACACCACACACTTGATGAAGCGTATCCAGCGAGGCCCAGTCCGCGGTATCTCCTTCAAGCTGCAAGAAGAGGAGCGTGAGAGGAAGGATCAGTACGTTCCAGAGGTGTCCGCTCTCGACTTCACCCAGAACAGCGAGAGCGGCCAGCTCGACGTCGACCAGGAGACCAAGGACCTTCTCAAGTCGCTTGGC TTCGACAGCATCCCAGTCAACGTCGTGGCAGTCCAGCAGCAGCAGGTTGCAGAGCGTCCTCGCCGCTTCAACGACCGCAACCCACGCACTTAA